The genomic region TCAAAATATCAAATATTCCCCAGAAAACCTGTTTTTGTTGTTTATTTAAAATTTCCACCAGATCAATCACATAATCTGTGAGTTTTTTATTCATAGAAATTTACTCCTCCTTAAAAGAGCTGGATGATTATACTCAATGAAAATCAAAGAGCAAACTAGGAAACTAGCCGCAGGCTGTACTTGAGTACGGCAAGGCGACGTTGACGCGGTTTGAATTTGATTTTCGAAGAGCATTATATTGTTATTATAACACTTTTTCTAAAGTTTATGATTTGCTACAATCTTTTACTTGCTTTTTCGTAACAGTTTCATAAAAATAAACTGTCGGACAAATCCGGGACAAAGGGCAACCACCATCTGAATGGCAACACTCTTGGCATACTCCATGTAAGAAATTTGTCCTCGCTTCAGCATGCGTTGACGAGCTTGACGATAGAGTTTGAGGTAACGCAGTCCCCCACGACGCTCAAACATTCCTGCTCCAACACGAACCTTACACAAGATTTGATCCAGATTTCCAGTCTTAGCTCCTGCAGCAATCATATTGAGCCAGAGGAGGTCATCCTCCATATAAAGCCCATCCTCATAGTTGCCTGCCTTGAGAACCATGTCCTTCTTGAACATGACAGTCATGTGGTTAAAGGCACTTCTCATCCTTTGATAAGCTACAATATCTGCATGCTGGGTTGGAACACGACGGTAAGAAACAATCTCATCAGGATTGTCAATAAACTCTGCAATATGTCCACCTAATAGGTCGAGGTTTTCCTTCTCCATTAGCTGAACCTGTTTCTCAAAACGGTCTGGAACAGCTATATCATCCGTATCCATACGAGCGATGATATCGTACTGACACTGCAAAACACCCTGTCGAAGAGCCAGACCCAAACCTTGATTATGCTCAAGAGGATAGCGTTTCACTGGAATATCAGACTCAGCTTCAAGCTGGTCTAATACCTGATAGAGCTCAGGTGTCAAAGGCCCATCCTCAACCAGAACCAATTCGCTCGGTTTCAGGGTCTGATTTTGAACACTCTCAATAGCATCCTTTAAAAATGTCGGATTTTCCTTGATATAGACCGATATCAATACGCTGATTTTTTG from Streptococcus mitis NCTC 12261 harbors:
- a CDS encoding glycosyltransferase, with product MSEKQKISVLISVYIKENPTFLKDAIESVQNQTLKPSELVLVEDGPLTPELYQVLDQLEAESDIPVKRYPLEHNQGLGLALRQGVLQCQYDIIARMDTDDIAVPDRFEKQVQLMEKENLDLLGGHIAEFIDNPDEIVSYRRVPTQHADIVAYQRMRSAFNHMTVMFKKDMVLKAGNYEDGLYMEDDLLWLNMIAAGAKTGNLDQILCKVRVGAGMFERRGGLRYLKLYRQARQRMLKRGQISYMEYAKSVAIQMVVALCPGFVRQFIFMKLLRKSK